A stretch of DNA from Micromonospora sp. WMMD1155:
CCGTCGGCGACCCGCAGCAGCAGATGCTGGGACGTGTACTCGCCCCAGGCGCTACGCCGTGGCGGCGGCAGCGACCCGGTCGGGCTCATGTCGATGGTCGACTACGTGCGACAGCGGTATTCCGCCGACCCCGCACGGATCTTCGCGACCGGCACCTCGTCCGGGGCGATGATGACGAACGTCATGCTGGGCGTCTACCCGGACGTGTTCGCGGCCGGCGCATCCTTCGCCGGGGTGCCGTTCGCCTGCTTCGCCACCGGCGGCACCTCCGAGTGGAACAGCCAGTGCGCGAACGGGCAACTCATCAGGACCGCACAGCAGTGGGGTGACCTGGTCCGCGAGGCGTACCCGGGCTACACCGGCCAGCGGCCCCGGATGCAGATCTGGCACGGCACCAACGACGACACGCTGCGCTACCCGAACTTCGGTGAGCAGGTCAAGCAGTGGACCAACGTGCACGGGCTGAGCCAGACCCCGACGTACACCGACTCCCCGCAGTCCGGCTACACCCGCACCCGGTACGGCAGCAGCGGCCCGACGGCCCCGGTCGAGGCGATCAGCATGCAGGGCGTAACCCACAACATCCCGGTCGACGCCGCGCAGGTGATCCGCTTCTTCGGCCTCGACGGCACCGCGCCGCCGACGACCCCGCCGCCGACGACCCCGCCGCCGACGACAACACCGCCGACGACCCCACCGCCGACCACTCCGCCTCCGAGCGGTGGTGCCTGCCGGGTCGGCTACACGGTCAACGCCTGGAACAGCGGGCTCACCGCGAGCGTGACCATCACCAACACCGGTTCCGCCGCCGTGAACGGATGGGCGTTGACCTTCACGCTGCCCAGCGGACAGCGCATCACCAGCGGCTGGAACGCCCAGTACGCCCCGACGAGCGGCGCGGTCACCGCCCGCAACGTCTCCTACAACCCCACCATCGCCCCGAACGCGTCGGTCGAGATCGGCTTCCAGGCCACGCACGAGGGCGGCACCGGCAAACCCTCGTCGTTCGCCCTCAACGGTGCCGCCTGTTCGGTGTCCTGATTTTCCTTCCCACCCACCACACAGAAGGAGTCGCCCGAGATGAGAAGGACCAGATGGAAGGCGGCATCGAGAGCCGCCAT
This window harbors:
- a CDS encoding PHB depolymerase family esterase; amino-acid sequence: MTLKTRMLGVAMAAVTLAAAALTFAAPASAATLTQVTNFGTNPTNLQMHLYVPDRVASRPAILLAMHYCTGTGPAFHSGTQYASLADRYGFIVIYPSATRSSRCWDVYSPQALRRGGGSDPVGLMSMVDYVRQRYSADPARIFATGTSSGAMMTNVMLGVYPDVFAAGASFAGVPFACFATGGTSEWNSQCANGQLIRTAQQWGDLVREAYPGYTGQRPRMQIWHGTNDDTLRYPNFGEQVKQWTNVHGLSQTPTYTDSPQSGYTRTRYGSSGPTAPVEAISMQGVTHNIPVDAAQVIRFFGLDGTAPPTTPPPTTPPPTTTPPTTPPPTTPPPSGGACRVGYTVNAWNSGLTASVTITNTGSAAVNGWALTFTLPSGQRITSGWNAQYAPTSGAVTARNVSYNPTIAPNASVEIGFQATHEGGTGKPSSFALNGAACSVS